One window of the Niallia circulans genome contains the following:
- the dtd gene encoding D-aminoacyl-tRNA deacylase, with the protein MRVVLQRSKEAKVEVDGEIVGAIEKGFVLLVGITHSDTLEEAKYLADKIIHLRVFEDENGKMNHSILDREGAVLSISQFTLYGDTRKGRRPNFMDAAKPEQAKVLYDQFNTLLRSHGLTVETGIFGAMMDVQLINDGPVTLILDSK; encoded by the coding sequence GTGCGTGTAGTATTACAAAGATCAAAAGAAGCAAAAGTGGAAGTAGACGGAGAGATAGTTGGCGCTATTGAGAAAGGGTTCGTTCTTCTTGTAGGTATTACACATAGCGATACATTGGAAGAGGCTAAATACCTTGCAGATAAAATTATCCATCTTCGCGTTTTTGAAGACGAGAATGGGAAAATGAATCATAGTATTTTAGATAGGGAGGGAGCCGTTTTATCGATTTCCCAGTTTACCCTATATGGAGATACGCGTAAAGGAAGAAGACCTAACTTTATGGATGCCGCAAAGCCAGAGCAGGCAAAGGTGTTATATGATCAATTCAATACGCTTTTACGTAGCCATGGCCTAACTGTTGAAACAGGTATTTTTGGTGCGATGATGGATGTTCAGCTAATAAACGATGGACCGGTAACATTAATATTAGATAGTAAATAA
- a CDS encoding RelA/SpoT family protein, with amino-acid sequence MANDQVLTAEQVIDKTRGYLNEEHVAFIEKAYDYAREAHREQYRKSGEPYIIHPIQVAGILADLEMDPATVAAGFLHDVVEDTEITLQDISKVFNSEVAMLVDGVTKLGKIKYKSHEEQQAENHRKMFVAMAQDIRVILIKLADRLHNMRTLKHLPAEKQRRISNETLEIFAPLAHRLGISTIKWELEDTALRYMNPQQYYRIVNLMKKKRAEREQYLDEVVTEIREGTAEVKIQADISGRPKHIYSIYRKMVLQNKQFNEIYDLLAVRIVVNSIKDCYAILGIIHTRWKPMPGRFKDYIAMPKANMYQSLHTTVIGPKGDPLEVQIRTQDMHRIAEYGIAAHWAYKEGKSVNEGSSLEEKLTWFREILEFQDDIVNAEEFMESLKIDLFSDMVFVFTPKGDVFELPSGSVPIDFAYRIHSEIGNKTIGAKVNGKMVTLDYKLKTGDIVEIHTSKHSYGPSQDWLKIAQTSQAKNKIRQFFKKQRREENVEKGKELVEKEIRNMEFDLKEILTPENVKAVIEKFNFMTEEDMYAAVGYNGITALQVANRLTEKWRKKRDAEQISTISNAVAELKSFSNNKKSASGVRVTGIDNLLIRLSRCCNPVPGDEIVGFITKGRGVSVHRADCTNIDTEDAKARLIPVEWETNLNNRKEYNVEIEISGYDRRGLLNEVLQAVNESKTNISAVSGKSDRNKVATINMSIMILNVNHLQKVVDRIKQIPDVYSVRRIMN; translated from the coding sequence ATGGCGAACGATCAAGTGTTAACCGCCGAACAAGTCATCGATAAGACTAGAGGATATTTAAACGAAGAGCACGTAGCTTTTATTGAAAAAGCTTATGACTATGCAAGAGAAGCTCATCGTGAACAATATAGGAAATCTGGGGAACCATATATTATTCATCCAATCCAAGTAGCAGGAATTTTGGCTGATTTAGAAATGGATCCAGCAACAGTAGCAGCAGGTTTTCTCCATGACGTTGTTGAAGATACGGAAATTACTTTACAAGATATAAGTAAAGTATTTAACAGTGAAGTGGCCATGCTCGTTGACGGTGTAACGAAGCTCGGTAAAATTAAATATAAATCACATGAAGAACAGCAAGCAGAAAATCATCGCAAAATGTTTGTAGCGATGGCGCAGGACATTCGTGTTATCCTAATTAAATTAGCAGACAGACTTCATAATATGAGAACATTGAAGCATTTACCTGCAGAAAAGCAGCGTCGTATTTCAAATGAAACATTGGAGATTTTTGCCCCACTTGCTCATCGTCTAGGAATCTCTACAATTAAATGGGAACTAGAAGATACTGCATTACGCTATATGAATCCACAGCAATATTATCGTATCGTAAATTTAATGAAAAAGAAAAGAGCAGAACGAGAACAATACCTAGATGAAGTAGTTACTGAAATTCGTGAAGGTACGGCAGAAGTAAAGATTCAAGCAGATATTTCGGGAAGACCAAAACATATATACAGCATTTATCGCAAAATGGTTTTACAGAATAAACAGTTTAATGAAATATATGACTTATTAGCAGTAAGGATTGTTGTCAACAGTATTAAAGATTGCTATGCCATACTAGGGATTATACACACGCGATGGAAACCAATGCCTGGCCGCTTTAAAGACTATATAGCGATGCCCAAGGCTAATATGTATCAGTCTCTCCATACAACTGTTATCGGTCCTAAGGGTGATCCTTTAGAAGTGCAAATTCGTACACAGGACATGCATCGAATTGCTGAATACGGGATTGCAGCTCATTGGGCCTACAAAGAGGGAAAATCCGTAAATGAAGGATCCTCATTGGAAGAAAAATTAACTTGGTTTAGAGAAATATTAGAATTCCAAGATGATATCGTAAATGCAGAAGAGTTTATGGAAAGTCTGAAAATTGATTTATTTTCAGATATGGTGTTTGTTTTTACACCAAAGGGAGATGTGTTTGAGTTACCTTCTGGCTCTGTACCAATTGATTTTGCTTATCGTATCCATTCAGAAATCGGAAATAAAACGATTGGAGCAAAAGTGAATGGCAAGATGGTCACTCTTGATTACAAGTTAAAAACAGGTGATATTGTTGAAATCCATACGAGTAAACATTCGTATGGACCAAGTCAAGATTGGTTAAAAATAGCGCAAACATCCCAAGCGAAAAATAAAATTAGACAATTTTTCAAGAAACAACGTAGGGAAGAAAATGTCGAAAAAGGGAAAGAATTAGTTGAAAAAGAAATTCGTAATATGGAATTTGATTTAAAAGAAATTCTTACACCGGAGAATGTGAAGGCAGTAATTGAAAAATTTAATTTTATGACAGAAGAAGATATGTATGCTGCTGTAGGCTACAACGGAATTACAGCACTACAAGTTGCCAATAGGTTAACGGAAAAATGGCGGAAGAAAAGAGATGCAGAACAGATTTCAACTATCTCAAATGCAGTTGCTGAATTAAAGTCTTTTTCCAATAATAAAAAGAGTGCTTCTGGTGTTCGAGTAACAGGGATTGATAACTTATTAATTCGTTTATCTCGCTGCTGTAATCCAGTGCCAGGTGATGAGATAGTTGGTTTTATCACAAAAGGAAGAGGAGTTTCCGTTCATCGGGCAGACTGTACCAATATTGACACTGAAGATGCAAAGGCTCGACTAATTCCTGTGGAATGGGAAACGAATTTAAATAACCGCAAAGAATATAATGTTGAAATTGAAATAAGTGGCTATGACAGAAGAGGTTTATTAAATGAGGTTCTCCAGGCCGTTAATGAATCGAAAACTAATATATCAGCCGTATCTGGTAAGTCTGACCGTAATAAAGTTGCGACGATTAACATGAGTATTATGATTCTAAATGTCAATCATCTTCAAAAAGTTGTCGATCGAATTAAACAAATTCCAGATGTCTATTCTGTACGAAGAATAATGAACTAA
- a CDS encoding adenine phosphoribosyltransferase, whose translation MDLKQYVTIVEDWPKEGIRFKDITTLMDNGDAYRYATDQIVTYAKEKEIDLVVGPEARGFIIGCPVAYSLGVGFAPVRKEGKLPRETIKVEYGLEYGKDVLTIHKDAIKPGQRVLITDDLLATGGTIEATIKLVEELGGVVAGIAFLIELSYLEGRKNLDGYDILTLMEY comes from the coding sequence ATGGATTTAAAACAATATGTTACGATCGTTGAAGATTGGCCAAAAGAAGGGATCAGATTCAAGGATATAACAACATTAATGGATAATGGTGATGCATATAGATATGCAACAGATCAAATTGTAACGTATGCAAAAGAAAAAGAAATTGATCTTGTTGTGGGACCAGAAGCAAGAGGCTTTATCATTGGCTGTCCTGTTGCTTATTCGCTTGGAGTTGGCTTTGCTCCAGTTCGTAAAGAAGGCAAATTACCGAGAGAAACGATTAAAGTAGAATATGGCTTGGAATATGGAAAAGACGTATTAACAATCCATAAAGATGCGATTAAACCGGGCCAACGTGTTTTAATTACAGATGATTTATTAGCGACAGGCGGTACAATTGAGGCGACAATTAAATTAGTTGAAGAACTAGGTGGGGTTGTCGCTGGTATTGCATTTTTAATTGAATTGTCTTATCTTGAAGGACGTAAAAATTTAGATGGATATGATATTTTAACATTAATGGAATATTAA
- the recJ gene encoding single-stranded-DNA-specific exonuclease RecJ — protein sequence MLRSKKRWIQEETSNQETISLLAEELKLAPIVASLLMKRGYHTSEEAKAFLFDDNNDFHDPFLLLGMDIAVDRIQKAITNKELILIFGDYDADGVTSTTVMMKTLEGLGANVQFYIPNRFTEGYGPNERAFRYAKSIGVQLIITVDTGIAAVHEAEVAKELEIDLIITDHHEPGPILPEALAIIHPKIEGSEYPFRELAGVGVSFKLSHALYGKVPHHLLPFAAIGTIADLVSLTGENRLLAKKGIRALQETDNIGLNALYRQMNIDKNTINEETIGFMLAPRINAIGRLGDADPAVDLLLTDDPEIAKELALEMEETNKERQAIVNQITVEAMEQVDELYPLNENRVLIVGKEGWNPGVVGIVASRLVEKYYRPTIVLSYDKETGIAKGSARSIEGFDLYKNLSTCRDILPHFGGHPMAAGMSLKIEDVDVLRDSLNRLAFEQLTEENLIPLTKVDGSFSISDISIKSIEEMQMLAPFGVDNPKPKLTFCDLEIDNMRKIGSNQNHLKIVLKDNEFELDGIGFGIGDLCDHISPSAKVSVLGELSINEWNNRKKPQIFIQDMEVPHWQLFDYRSLRKVNQLYEVVPKNAQWIFFHQDSVPKDMDEQVSYQVIESIEQAAFLESMNNTMVLADYPPSLDMLKTLLSNNAPERIYAVFYKQQSDFFSTMPTRDHFKWFYAFLAKQGNFHLQKFGGELARRKGWSKETVDFMSKVFFELNFVTMKDGFISLNKNVPKRDLTESISFQQKQAQFELENELIYSSYEQLKNWFDLILKKSVNNEEEVKEWI from the coding sequence ATGTTACGTTCCAAAAAAAGATGGATACAAGAAGAAACTTCTAATCAAGAAACTATTTCACTATTAGCAGAAGAGCTAAAACTAGCACCAATTGTAGCCTCTCTTTTAATGAAAAGAGGTTATCATACATCAGAGGAAGCAAAAGCTTTTTTATTTGATGATAATAATGATTTTCATGATCCTTTCCTGCTTTTAGGAATGGATATAGCTGTAGATCGAATACAAAAGGCAATTACTAACAAAGAATTAATTCTTATTTTTGGAGATTATGATGCCGATGGAGTAACTAGCACGACCGTTATGATGAAAACGTTAGAGGGTCTTGGAGCCAATGTGCAATTTTATATTCCAAACCGATTTACCGAAGGATATGGCCCTAATGAGAGGGCTTTTCGCTATGCTAAAAGCATTGGTGTTCAATTGATTATTACAGTCGATACGGGTATTGCTGCTGTTCATGAAGCGGAAGTGGCAAAAGAATTGGAAATAGACTTAATCATTACCGATCACCATGAGCCAGGACCAATATTGCCAGAGGCACTTGCGATCATTCACCCCAAGATAGAAGGTAGCGAGTATCCGTTCCGTGAGTTAGCAGGGGTAGGCGTTTCTTTCAAGCTATCTCACGCTCTTTATGGAAAAGTTCCCCATCATTTATTGCCATTTGCGGCAATTGGAACAATCGCTGATCTTGTCTCCTTAACAGGAGAAAATCGCCTTCTTGCGAAAAAAGGCATCAGGGCACTGCAAGAAACAGATAATATCGGTTTAAATGCATTATATCGTCAAATGAATATCGACAAAAATACGATTAATGAAGAAACAATCGGATTTATGCTTGCACCACGTATTAATGCTATTGGCAGATTAGGAGATGCGGATCCGGCTGTTGACTTATTATTAACAGATGATCCAGAGATTGCAAAAGAACTAGCATTAGAAATGGAAGAAACAAATAAAGAAAGACAAGCGATTGTAAATCAGATAACAGTGGAAGCGATGGAACAAGTGGACGAGCTCTATCCATTAAATGAAAATCGTGTTCTAATTGTAGGGAAAGAGGGCTGGAACCCTGGCGTTGTGGGGATCGTTGCTTCTCGATTGGTAGAAAAGTACTATCGACCAACGATTGTATTAAGTTATGACAAGGAAACGGGAATAGCAAAAGGATCTGCTCGCAGTATTGAGGGATTTGATTTATATAAAAATTTATCGACGTGTAGAGATATTCTGCCTCATTTTGGTGGGCATCCAATGGCTGCAGGAATGTCTTTGAAAATAGAAGATGTAGATGTTCTTAGAGATAGTTTAAATAGATTAGCCTTTGAACAATTAACAGAAGAAAATCTCATTCCATTAACAAAGGTGGATGGCAGCTTTTCAATAAGTGATATATCTATTAAATCAATAGAGGAAATGCAAATGCTCGCCCCATTTGGAGTCGATAATCCCAAGCCTAAATTAACCTTCTGTGATCTAGAAATCGACAATATGCGGAAAATAGGTTCCAATCAAAACCATTTAAAGATTGTATTAAAAGATAATGAGTTTGAATTAGATGGAATAGGATTTGGAATTGGTGACTTATGTGATCATATCTCTCCAAGTGCAAAAGTGTCTGTATTAGGGGAGCTTTCGATAAACGAATGGAATAATCGTAAAAAACCACAAATCTTTATTCAAGATATGGAGGTTCCTCATTGGCAGCTGTTTGACTATCGAAGTTTAAGAAAAGTGAATCAATTATACGAAGTAGTGCCTAAAAATGCACAGTGGATTTTTTTTCATCAAGATTCTGTTCCTAAGGATATGGATGAACAAGTCTCTTATCAGGTGATTGAATCAATAGAGCAAGCAGCATTCCTAGAATCGATGAATAATACTATGGTACTGGCAGATTATCCCCCTAGTTTGGATATGCTAAAAACATTGTTATCTAACAATGCTCCTGAAAGAATCTATGCTGTTTTTTATAAACAACAAAGTGACTTTTTTAGTACCATGCCAACTCGTGATCATTTTAAATGGTTCTATGCTTTTTTAGCAAAACAGGGGAATTTTCACCTGCAAAAATTCGGCGGAGAGCTCGCTAGAAGAAAAGGTTGGAGTAAAGAAACGGTAGATTTTATGTCAAAGGTGTTTTTTGAATTAAATTTTGTTACAATGAAGGATGGATTTATTTCACTGAATAAGAATGTTCCAAAAAGAGATTTAACAGAATCTATCTCTTTTCAACAAAAACAAGCGCAATTTGAGCTGGAAAATGAATTAATTTATTCATCTTATGAACAACTTAAAAATTGGTTTGATCTTATTCTAAAGAAATCCGTCAATAATGAGGAGGAAGTAAAAGAATGGATTTAA
- a CDS encoding LapA family protein → MKFQWNMLLGIIFALIVAVFAVINVEPVSVNYLFGEGDWPLILVILISVLLGGLIIGSAGIIRIYSLQRKIKTLEKEKKALEQKTDDKKEKEKVLTDLK, encoded by the coding sequence ATGAAATTTCAATGGAATATGCTTTTGGGAATTATTTTTGCTTTAATTGTTGCGGTCTTTGCTGTTATTAATGTCGAACCGGTTTCTGTTAATTACTTATTTGGCGAAGGGGACTGGCCGCTTATTTTAGTCATATTAATTTCTGTTCTTCTTGGTGGATTAATTATTGGCTCTGCTGGAATTATTCGTATTTATTCATTGCAACGTAAAATTAAAACATTGGAAAAAGAAAAAAAGGCATTAGAACAAAAAACGGATGATAAAAAAGAGAAGGAAAAGGTTCTAACAGATCTAAAATAA
- the secDF gene encoding protein translocase subunit SecDF, whose translation MVKRSRIVAFLLIIVLAAGLMGGTTNKILDNIKLGLDLQGGFEVLYKVEPLEKGKAKIDEAALKSTAQALDKRINVLGVSEPVIQIEGKDRIRVQLAGITDQNEAREMLSTEANLTFRDIHDKKLLDGSDLVQGGASQEFDQYGKPSVSLKLKDANKFKEVTQSVLGSPLVIWLDFEEGDSYNAEAAKEEPKYLSAPMVSEVINSDTVSITGNFTVDEATRLAELLNAGALPVKLTEEYSTSVGAQFGDQALKDTVYAGIIGVGLVFLFMLLYYRLPGLVAIITLSIYVYLNLLVLDLMQGVLTLPGIAALILGVGMAVDANIITYERIKDELRVGKSLRAAFHAGNKNSIGTILDANLTTIIASIVLFIYGTSSVKGFATLLIVSILVSFITAVYGSRLLLGLLVKSKLFDKKITWFGVNRKDIKHISENYDTLTLPTKFDRLDFVKYKNIFFTISSVLIVAGIVIMFIFKLNLGIDFASGSRIEVMADKALTTAEIEDHLDKLNVKADDIIISGDKQETAAIRIKGDLSQTKINTIKSEFNKTYGHDPNVSSVSPTIGKELAKNAFKAIIFASIGIIIYVAIRFEVYMGLAAVIALLHDAFFIIVIFSLTRLEVDITFIAAVLTIVGYSINDTIVTFDRIRENLAKKKRIKTPQEIKDIINRSIRQTFARSINTVITVVICVVALLIFGSSAITNFSLALLIGLIGGAYSSIFIASQLWYVWKKRELKRKGVLITYKEKRPISDEPQV comes from the coding sequence ATGGTTAAACGCAGTAGAATTGTTGCTTTTTTGTTAATCATTGTCTTGGCGGCAGGATTAATGGGAGGAACAACAAATAAAATTTTAGACAATATTAAGCTTGGATTAGACCTTCAAGGTGGATTTGAAGTTCTTTATAAAGTAGAACCGCTGGAAAAGGGCAAAGCAAAAATTGATGAAGCGGCTTTAAAAAGTACAGCTCAAGCTCTAGATAAAAGGATAAATGTTTTAGGAGTAAGCGAGCCTGTTATTCAAATAGAGGGAAAAGACCGAATAAGAGTTCAACTTGCTGGTATAACAGATCAAAATGAAGCAAGAGAAATGCTTTCAACAGAAGCTAACCTAACATTCAGAGATATCCACGATAAGAAATTGCTAGATGGCTCTGATTTAGTGCAGGGAGGAGCAAGTCAAGAATTTGACCAGTATGGAAAGCCTAGTGTTTCTTTAAAACTAAAAGATGCAAATAAGTTTAAAGAAGTAACGCAATCAGTTTTAGGTAGTCCTTTAGTCATCTGGTTAGACTTTGAAGAAGGAGATTCTTATAACGCGGAAGCAGCCAAAGAAGAACCAAAATACTTATCCGCACCGATGGTAAGTGAAGTGATTAATTCGGATACTGTATCTATAACTGGTAATTTTACCGTAGATGAGGCGACCAGATTAGCTGAATTATTAAATGCTGGGGCGTTGCCGGTTAAATTAACGGAAGAATATTCAACAAGTGTTGGTGCACAGTTTGGAGATCAAGCGTTAAAAGATACAGTATATGCGGGCATAATTGGTGTAGGCCTAGTATTTTTATTTATGCTTCTCTATTACCGTCTGCCTGGATTAGTTGCTATCATTACATTGTCCATCTATGTTTATCTAAATCTGTTGGTTCTTGATTTAATGCAAGGGGTATTAACGCTTCCAGGAATTGCGGCACTTATTCTCGGTGTTGGAATGGCTGTAGATGCAAATATTATTACCTATGAACGAATCAAGGATGAACTGAGGGTAGGAAAGTCGCTGCGAGCTGCATTTCATGCAGGAAATAAAAACTCCATTGGAACCATTCTTGATGCAAACTTAACTACCATTATAGCTTCGATTGTTTTATTTATTTATGGGACAAGTTCAGTAAAAGGGTTTGCTACACTCTTAATTGTTAGTATATTAGTAAGTTTTATTACTGCTGTTTATGGTTCTAGATTATTACTCGGTTTACTAGTGAAAAGTAAATTGTTTGATAAAAAAATTACGTGGTTTGGAGTCAATCGTAAAGACATTAAGCATATTAGCGAAAATTACGATACTTTAACATTGCCAACCAAATTTGATCGTCTTGATTTTGTAAAATATAAGAATATATTTTTTACAATTTCTAGTGTTTTAATTGTGGCAGGGATTGTGATTATGTTTATATTCAAGCTTAATCTTGGAATTGATTTTGCAAGTGGATCTCGTATAGAAGTTATGGCAGATAAAGCATTAACAACTGCTGAAATTGAAGATCACTTAGATAAGCTGAATGTAAAAGCAGACGATATCATCATTTCAGGTGATAAGCAAGAGACTGCTGCTATTCGTATTAAAGGTGATTTAAGTCAAACTAAAATTAATACGATAAAATCAGAGTTTAATAAGACGTATGGGCATGATCCAAACGTCAGCAGTGTATCACCAACAATTGGGAAAGAATTAGCTAAAAATGCCTTTAAAGCGATAATTTTTGCCTCTATCGGAATCATTATTTATGTGGCAATTCGCTTTGAAGTATATATGGGTCTTGCAGCTGTAATAGCATTACTGCATGATGCCTTCTTTATTATCGTGATCTTCAGTCTCACACGACTAGAAGTAGATATTACTTTTATCGCAGCCGTGTTGACAATTGTCGGTTACTCGATTAACGATACGATTGTTACCTTTGATCGTATAAGAGAAAATTTAGCGAAGAAAAAGCGTATCAAAACACCACAAGAAATTAAAGATATTATCAATAGAAGTATTCGACAGACATTCGCTCGTTCGATAAATACTGTAATAACGGTTGTGATTTGTGTAGTGGCTTTATTAATATTCGGAAGCAGTGCCATCACAAACTTCTCTTTAGCGTTATTAATTGGTTTAATCGGCGGTGCCTATTCTTCTATCTTTATTGCATCCCAGCTTTGGTATGTTTGGAAGAAGAGAGAGTTAAAGAGAAAAGGTGTCTTAATTACGTATAAAGAAAAACGCCCAATTTCAGACGAACCACAAGTATAA
- a CDS encoding post-transcriptional regulator: protein MSSTSTHIYDQYRSQVKPVLNSKIEEFHLLGYETIKEDELWVFLTNKKWRKPAQEIRISELVQDILNVKVADYMNFATIEAYKTADLFSVLSEEEKKELLK from the coding sequence ATGTCGTCAACATCAACACACATATATGACCAATATCGTTCACAAGTTAAGCCTGTATTAAATAGCAAGATAGAAGAGTTTCACTTACTAGGCTATGAGACTATTAAGGAAGACGAGCTATGGGTATTTTTAACGAATAAAAAATGGAGAAAGCCCGCTCAAGAAATTAGAATTTCGGAGCTAGTACAAGATATACTGAATGTTAAGGTGGCAGATTATATGAACTTTGCCACTATCGAGGCATATAAAACGGCAGATCTTTTCTCTGTCTTATCAGAAGAAGAGAAAAAAGAATTATTGAAATAA
- the spoVB gene encoding stage V sporulation protein B encodes MSKFLKGTMILLIAGFITRVLGFINRIVIARFIGDDGVGLYMMVYPTMILVVTITQLGLPVAISKNVAEAEAAGNLRKVKSILIISLSTTLGLTVIFTPALFLLAPYLSQTLFTDERTLLPLLAITPIIPIIAVSSVLRGYFQGRQNMKPAAISQVIEQIVRIALIATLTKAFLPLGVEYAAAGAMLASVLGELASLFYLLASFKWKKKFHLRKKFFQYVHNGKNTFQELMTIALPTTGSRMIGSIAWFIEPIVVAHSLSLAGLSAINATKQYGVLTGFALPLLMLPSFFTQSLSTSLVPAISEAKANNQLKLIEHLLQQALKFTFMTGGLAIVVLYVLAEPLMTIMYGSTRGTSFIQLMAPFFILNYYQGPLQATLQALNFARAAMINSFIGAAVKTALIFILASRPEFGIFGVAIALIVGFVLVTILHFATILKTISFSIIVKDYVKMLLVIMLTAYLGSLLVKSITFPSILIQIISITSLICIFYIVLLFLFRLMNKRDLAKIPWIGPFFS; translated from the coding sequence ATGTCTAAGTTTTTAAAGGGAACAATGATTTTACTTATAGCAGGATTTATTACTAGAGTCCTCGGATTTATAAATCGAATTGTTATTGCACGATTTATCGGAGATGATGGGGTTGGACTCTACATGATGGTTTATCCGACAATGATATTAGTTGTGACCATCACTCAGCTTGGACTGCCTGTAGCTATCTCTAAGAATGTTGCCGAAGCAGAAGCTGCAGGGAATTTACGAAAAGTCAAGAGCATCTTAATCATTTCATTAAGTACAACATTAGGTCTAACAGTAATCTTCACTCCAGCTTTATTTCTTTTAGCACCTTATCTTTCCCAAACACTATTTACAGATGAAAGAACTCTTTTGCCACTTCTTGCGATTACACCAATTATCCCAATAATCGCTGTTTCATCTGTTTTAAGAGGGTATTTTCAAGGTAGACAAAATATGAAGCCAGCTGCAATTTCTCAAGTGATTGAACAAATCGTTCGGATTGCGTTAATTGCGACTTTAACAAAAGCTTTTCTACCTCTTGGAGTCGAATATGCTGCTGCAGGGGCAATGTTAGCTTCTGTTCTTGGAGAACTTGCGTCTTTATTCTATTTACTGGCATCATTTAAATGGAAAAAGAAATTTCACTTACGGAAAAAATTCTTCCAATATGTACATAATGGAAAAAATACTTTCCAAGAATTAATGACAATAGCTTTACCAACAACGGGGAGTCGTATGATTGGTAGCATTGCCTGGTTTATTGAACCTATTGTTGTAGCCCATAGTTTATCATTAGCTGGTCTTTCTGCTATCAATGCAACAAAACAATATGGAGTATTAACTGGATTCGCACTCCCACTCTTAATGCTGCCATCCTTCTTCACTCAATCATTATCAACATCTCTTGTGCCTGCTATTAGTGAAGCAAAGGCTAATAATCAACTAAAGCTAATCGAACATTTATTACAGCAAGCACTTAAATTCACCTTTATGACAGGTGGACTTGCCATTGTAGTGCTGTATGTTTTGGCTGAGCCTTTAATGACCATTATGTACGGAAGCACAAGAGGCACTTCCTTTATTCAGCTTATGGCACCGTTCTTTATTCTTAATTATTACCAAGGCCCACTCCAGGCTACTTTGCAAGCCTTAAATTTTGCTAGAGCAGCAATGATTAACAGCTTTATCGGCGCAGCCGTTAAAACAGCGTTAATTTTTATTCTTGCAAGTCGACCAGAGTTTGGAATTTTCGGCGTAGCTATTGCTCTAATTGTTGGATTTGTTTTAGTAACGATCCTTCATTTTGCTACAATATTAAAAACAATCAGTTTCTCGATTATTGTGAAAGATTATGTAAAAATGCTGCTTGTTATCATGCTAACTGCCTATCTTGGCTCTCTTTTAGTCAAATCAATAACATTCCCTTCCATTCTGATACAAATCATTAGTATTACTAGTTTAATCTGTATCTTTTATATCGTATTGCTTTTCCTTTTCCGTTTAATGAACAAAAGAGATTTAGCAAAAATCCCTTGGATTGGTCCATTTTTTTCTTAA
- a CDS encoding DUF421 domain-containing protein, with amino-acid sequence MDQYLIILFRTILIYFLIVLIFRMMGKREIGELSILDLVVFIMIAEIAVVAIEDYKDPILPTLFPMFILLAIQVLLAFFSLKSKKMRDFIEGEPTLIIKNGKIDEKAMRSQRYNYDDLLIQLREKNIRNIADVEFAILETSGKLSVFEKEENKSSITIPLIMDGIIQESNLDRIGKTNLWLRQQLKDRGYVNIKNISFCSYQEGEFYIDLIDH; translated from the coding sequence ATGGACCAGTATTTGATCATTTTGTTTAGAACGATTTTAATCTATTTCTTAATCGTTCTTATTTTTCGAATGATGGGAAAAAGGGAAATAGGGGAATTAAGCATACTAGATCTTGTTGTATTCATTATGATCGCAGAAATTGCTGTTGTTGCTATAGAAGATTATAAGGATCCGATTTTACCAACACTATTTCCAATGTTTATCCTTCTAGCCATCCAAGTGCTTCTTGCGTTCTTTTCCTTAAAAAGCAAAAAAATGCGTGATTTTATTGAGGGAGAACCAACATTGATTATTAAAAATGGCAAGATTGACGAAAAAGCCATGAGAAGTCAGCGCTATAATTATGATGACTTATTAATTCAGCTGAGAGAAAAAAATATCCGAAATATTGCAGATGTAGAGTTTGCCATACTAGAAACATCAGGTAAACTTTCTGTATTTGAAAAGGAAGAAAATAAGTCATCTATTACCATCCCATTAATTATGGATGGAATTATTCAAGAGAGCAACCTAGATAGAATAGGAAAAACTAATCTATGGTTAAGACAGCAATTGAAAGATAGAGGATATGTTAATATAAAAAATATCTCCTTTTGCAGTTATCAAGAAGGTGAATTTTATATTGATTTGATTGATCATTAA